In Zingiber officinale cultivar Zhangliang chromosome 6A, Zo_v1.1, whole genome shotgun sequence, a single genomic region encodes these proteins:
- the LOC121998454 gene encoding UDP-glycosyltransferase 89B2-like has product MAEAEQRNHLLVVPFPAPSHMLPLLDLAYFLSSSFGFAVTVVVTPKNLPCLSPLLSRAPAVSPLVLPFPGDSDLPPGVEDAQGLRFPHVNTLLRALGGLHGPILRWAEEAAAAYLPVSAVLSDFFLGWTHRLAADLGVPRLVFSPSGAAALAVQHSLWRRLPQRTNFDDAEELIPFPSVPRSPLYPWRQLPTLFKIFKQGDRLSEFVRDGFLGNIDSWAFVINTFSELEKPYLDHLRDDLGHERVWAVGPLSLVGGGSTTERDAAVEELFAWLDSCIEASVVYVAFGSLAVLPPAQVSALAAGLEKSGARFVWAAKGVEETIPERFEERVAGRGRVLRGWAPQTAILSHPAVGAFLSHCGWNSVLEAVAAGVPVLTWPISADQYTNARLLKEELGMGTVAYEGGEPAPDPTELARVVTQSVGEAGRARREKAKDASRAMAAAVQEYSGSSYMNLAALKEELSRSTSLKAI; this is encoded by the coding sequence ATGGCAGAAGCGGAGCAGCGAAATCATCTCCTGGTTGTGCCTTTCCCGGCCCCAAGCCACATGCTCCCGCTCCTCGACCTCGCGTATTTCCTCTCCTCCAGTTTCGGCTTCGCCGTGACGGTCGTCGTCACTCCCAAGAACCTCCCCTGCCTCTCCCCGTTGCTCTCTCGCGCTCCCGCCGTCTCCCCCCTCGTCCTCCCCTTCCCCGGTGACTCCGATCTCCCTCCTGGCGTCGAGGACGCCCAAGGCCTTCGCTTCCCCCACGTCAACACCTTGCTGCGAGCCCTCGGTGGCCTCCACGGCCCCATCCTTCGATGGGCCGAGGAAGCGGCGGCCGCCTACCTCCCTGTCTCCGCCGTCCTCTCCGACTTCTTCCTCGGATGGACCCATCGGCTTGCGGCCGATCTCGGCGTCCCACGCCTCGTCTTTAGTCCCTCTGGAGCGGCCGCCCTCGCCGTCCAGCACTCGCTCTGGCGGAGACTGCCGCAAAGAACCAATTTTGACGACGCCGAGGAACTCATTCCCTTCCCCTCCGTCCCAAGATCACCTCTTTACCCCTGGCGCCAGCTTCCCACTCTCTTCAAGATCTTCAAGCAGGGCGATCGCCTGTCGGAGTTCGTTAGGGATGGATTTTTGGGCAACATTGACAGCTGGGCCTTCGTGATAAACACCTTCTCCGAGCTCGAGAAACCTTATCTGGATCATCTTCGCGACGACTTGGGCCACGAGCGGGTGTGGGCGGTGGGGCCCCTTTCCCTGGTCGGCGGCGGCTCCACCACCGAGCGAGACGCTGCGGTGGAGGAGTTGTTTGCGTGGCTCGACAGCTGCATCGAGGCCTCGGTGGTGTACGTTGCCTTCGGAAGCCTGGCAGTGTTACCGCCGGCCCAGGTGTCGGCGCTCGCGGCAGGACTGGAGAAGAGCGGCGCGCGGTTCGTGTGGGCGGCGAAGGGCGTGGAGGAGACGATCCCAGAAAGATTCGAGGAGCGGGTGGCAGGTCGAGGGCGGGTGCTCCGGGGCTGGGCCCCGCAGACCGCGATCCTGAGCCACCCGGCGGTGGGCGCGTTCCTGAGCCACTGCGGCTGGAACTCGGTGCTGGAGGCCGTGGCGGCGGGAGTGCCCGTGCTGACGTGGCCGATTAGCGCCGACCAGTATACCAACGCGAGGCTGTTGAAGGAGGAGCTCGGGATGGGAACGGTGGCGTACGAGGGCGGGGAACCAGCGCCAGACCCAACGGAGCTGGCACGGGTGGTGACGCAGTCGGTGGGCGAGGCGGGGAGAGCACGGAGGGAGAAGGCGAAGGACGCGTCGAGGGCGATGGCGGCGGCTGTACAAGAATATTCCGGCAGCTCGTATATGAACCTAGCGGCACTTAAGGAGGAGCTATCGAGGTCGACCTCGCTGAAAGCGATTTGA
- the LOC121994523 gene encoding basic leucine zipper 8-like has protein sequence MQQNLAMHPWSGLFGPDQLRPTPQPAAPSSSSGGELGEDRRRRRMLSNRESARRSRMRKQTHLAELRSLVGRLRLHNRQMLDELNRVMSDHDRVELDNRRLREAELELRRRLEGSSTRFVF, from the coding sequence ATGCAACAGAACCTGGCGATGCATCCTTGGTCCGGCCTGTTCGGGCCGGACCAACTCCGGCCCACGCCGCAACCAGCGGCACCGAGCTCCTCCTCCGGAGGCGAGCTGGGGGAGGACCGGCGGCGGAGGCGGATGCTCTCCAACCGGGAGTCCGCAAGGCGGTCGCGGATGCGGAAGCAGACGCACCTGGCGGAGCTGCGGTCGCTGGTCGGTCGCCTCCGGCTCCACAATCGGCAGATGCTCGACGAGCTGAATCGGGTGATGAGCGACCACGACCGGGTCGAGCTCGATAACCGGCGGCTCAGGGAGGCAGAGCTCGAGCTCCGGAGGCGGCTCGAGGGGTCGTCCACTAGATTCGTTTTCTAA
- the LOC121995432 gene encoding E3 ubiquitin-protein ligase ATL41-like — protein MAAAFILASAFSAFAGVGGLVLAIQVCVVRRAMRRGFLGFGAAFCQLRPELLAELPCFELKQESGDECAVCLEKLETGDCCRRLPACAHVFHARCVDSWLRRSSRCPTCRTSAVAGEKW, from the coding sequence ATGGCCGCCGCCTTCATCCTCGCCTCCGCCTTCTCGGCGTTCGCCGGCGTCGGCGGGTTGGTCCTCGCGATCCAAGTGTGCGTAGTTCGCAGGGCCATGCGGCGAGGCTTCCTTGGTTTCGGGGCAGCCTTCTGCCAGCTACGGCCGGAGCTGCTGGCTGAGCTCCCCTGCTTCGAGCTCAAGCAGGAGTCGGGCGACGAGTGCGCGGTGTGCTTGGAGAAACTCGAAACGGGCGACTGCTGTCGGCGGCTTCCGGCGTGCGCGCATGTCTTCCACGCTCGGTGCGTGGACTCATGGCTGCGCCGGAGCTCCCGCTGCCCTACGTGCCGGACGTCCGCCGTCGCCGGAGAGAAGTGGTAG